A genomic region of Candidatus Marimicrobium litorale contains the following coding sequences:
- a CDS encoding arylsulfatase, with product MISLNLRFKVFGITLGIIAGLISMGASAKTDKPNILVIWGDDIGIDNISSYNLGMMGYKTPNIDRIAREGALFTDAYAEQTCTAGRAAFITGQHPFRTGLLTIGMPGSDHGIPQWTPTIAHVMKNHGYATAQFGKNHLGDQDHHLPTEFGFDEFFGNLYHLNAEEEPEGYYYPKDPEFRRKYAPRGVIKSSADGKIEDTGPMTRKRMETADEEFLGEALRFIDKSNAQEKPFFVWFSATRMHVWTRLKEEAVGRTGIGLYPDGMVEHDDHVGILLDKLDELGIADNTIVMYSTDNGAETFTWPDGGTTRFHGEKGTNWEGGHRVPLMVRWPGVFENGTIINDMIAHNDWMPTFAAALGEPDLVEKMKEGYTSGNKKFKVHLDGYNFLPYFKGEASEAPREEYFYFFADGALNAVRWKDWKIHFAIWDGNIAMGERRVIGWPMIVNLRADPFEKGPLESDMYLRWYGDQMWLFVPVQEQIRSFLATIPDYPFQEGGMLNPSDIGYHTLKTAKALKRLEDLESISTPVGR from the coding sequence ATGATTTCTCTCAATCTACGATTCAAGGTTTTCGGTATTACATTAGGTATAATCGCCGGCCTAATTTCGATGGGTGCGAGCGCCAAGACAGATAAACCAAATATTCTTGTTATCTGGGGTGACGATATTGGAATCGACAATATCAGCTCCTATAACCTCGGAATGATGGGTTACAAGACGCCCAATATAGACCGCATTGCTCGTGAAGGTGCGCTCTTTACCGATGCTTACGCAGAACAAACCTGTACCGCCGGTCGCGCCGCATTCATAACAGGCCAACACCCTTTTCGAACAGGGCTACTTACTATAGGCATGCCTGGCTCCGATCATGGTATTCCACAGTGGACGCCGACAATCGCGCACGTCATGAAAAATCATGGTTACGCGACCGCTCAGTTCGGCAAGAATCATTTGGGTGATCAGGATCACCATCTGCCCACTGAGTTCGGCTTTGATGAGTTTTTTGGGAATTTATACCACCTTAATGCAGAGGAAGAACCGGAGGGGTACTACTACCCCAAAGATCCAGAATTCAGACGCAAATACGCTCCTCGCGGTGTGATCAAATCTTCGGCAGACGGAAAAATAGAAGATACCGGGCCGATGACTCGCAAACGCATGGAAACAGCCGATGAAGAGTTCTTGGGTGAGGCTCTGCGGTTTATCGACAAGTCTAATGCACAAGAGAAGCCGTTCTTTGTCTGGTTTTCCGCAACACGTATGCATGTATGGACAAGGCTCAAAGAGGAAGCGGTCGGCCGAACTGGCATTGGGCTATATCCTGACGGCATGGTCGAGCACGACGACCACGTTGGGATTCTGCTCGATAAGCTCGATGAGTTGGGCATTGCAGACAATACCATCGTCATGTATTCCACAGATAATGGCGCAGAAACCTTCACCTGGCCTGATGGGGGTACCACGCGATTCCACGGGGAAAAGGGTACAAACTGGGAAGGCGGACACCGTGTGCCTTTAATGGTTAGGTGGCCTGGCGTCTTTGAGAACGGCACCATCATCAACGATATGATCGCTCATAATGACTGGATGCCAACTTTCGCTGCGGCATTGGGAGAACCTGATCTCGTCGAAAAAATGAAGGAAGGCTATACGTCAGGTAACAAGAAATTCAAAGTTCATCTGGATGGTTACAATTTCTTGCCTTACTTTAAAGGGGAAGCATCTGAAGCACCCAGAGAAGAATACTTTTATTTCTTTGCCGATGGCGCATTAAATGCCGTTCGCTGGAAAGACTGGAAAATTCATTTCGCCATCTGGGATGGCAACATAGCCATGGGAGAGCGCAGAGTTATCGGCTGGCCGATGATAGTAAACCTTCGTGCAGATCCCTTTGAAAAAGGGCCGCTAGAGTCAGATATGTACTTACGCTGGTACGGCGATCAGATGTGGCTATTTGTGCCTGTTCAGGAGCAGATTCGCAGTTTCCTTGCCACTATTCCCGACTATCCGTTTCAGGAAGGCGGGATGCTCAACCCTTCAGATATCGGTTATCACACTTTGAAAACCGCCAAGGCGCTCAAACGCCTTGAGGATTTGGAGTCCATCAGCACACCAGTTGGCCGCTAG
- a CDS encoding thrombospondin type 3 repeat-containing protein: MRNLTKTALFFRLLFVAVLSGYSVSAASQIYSLEYKTGPYVYRCDCTVAEFDSLTPPQGYQSVLRVEGAMNSWEITSVPPQGVASSFVHAGFTFDYLATLLGNVSLGAGVNGFRVERDIPFTFDAGSVVHELSAPDGKVYTMFIADIDYLETTDIVMGNLDAFIGMSVPAGWAYSSRVLVNPLVLDAGGVATVYNNGGNSLWELTEDADSDGVTDAGDNCISIANPDQEPSSVNPSCGAVCETASCAGVTCVNH; the protein is encoded by the coding sequence ATGCGCAACTTAACGAAAACAGCATTATTTTTCCGGCTACTCTTCGTCGCGGTCCTGTCAGGCTATTCTGTAAGCGCTGCCAGTCAAATATATTCTCTCGAATACAAAACAGGACCCTACGTCTATCGTTGTGACTGTACGGTGGCAGAGTTCGACAGCCTGACTCCGCCCCAAGGCTATCAGTCCGTTCTGCGTGTTGAGGGAGCAATGAATTCCTGGGAAATCACTTCAGTGCCACCGCAAGGGGTCGCCTCCAGTTTCGTGCACGCAGGATTTACGTTCGATTACCTAGCTACCTTGTTGGGTAATGTCTCGCTGGGTGCTGGTGTTAATGGGTTTCGAGTGGAACGCGATATACCGTTCACCTTTGATGCGGGTTCAGTAGTGCACGAGTTAAGTGCGCCTGATGGAAAAGTCTACACGATGTTCATCGCGGATATCGACTATCTCGAAACTACCGACATTGTAATGGGTAATCTTGACGCGTTTATTGGCATGTCGGTTCCTGCCGGTTGGGCTTATAGCAGCAGGGTGTTGGTAAACCCGCTGGTTCTCGACGCGGGTGGTGTTGCAACCGTATACAACAATGGTGGAAACAGCTTGTGGGAGTTGACCGAGGATGCCGATTCAGATGGTGTCACCGATGCCGGGGACAATTGTATTTCCATCGCCAATCCTGATCAGGAGCCTTCCTCTGTGAATCCCAGTTGTGGAGCAGTATGTGAAACAGCGAGTTGCGCCGGGGTAACCTGCGTTAACCATTGA
- a CDS encoding Ig-like domain-containing protein, producing the protein MMGLLPALLHADSELPLDANPRPSEPDLEELISILRATPETGWVRVNANDFEDVWTPEGLLVSVDKDGSIPWDPRNIIPAWSGFAWDSRRGDLILYGGGHANYGGNEVYRWRGTTLSWERMSLPSDITSLESYPWLTVDGPDASPKASHTYDNNIYLPVVDRFLTFGGPNFGLGHAYEKEEPDGTFRVTGPYLLDPARADGNKVGGMTGSHSQWANPFLGVIGAEMWENRDVPQNMPEADFPRHFIDGSTGYTQEDGKDVVFVHAAYGVLSKYTINNVDDPAQDSWEHIGSNDTGWGQGAGAYLPTHDLFVRISPGLFSYWDLSTAGPANFNVAFVPSGPSLDDISTGDYGLGDYGMDYDPSRNRFLLWGGGGDVYALYPPPTVSPDGWEIEKLDGVVAPTPDSDLGAEWFTGVLGKWKYIAQIDAFVALQDQFSGNIWAYKPENWAEPGSDDPHVTIVDPVSKGFIIPGDDIVVTAATSNSASNITQVEFLLNGSTLDVVIEPPYTTTVNAVTQGFYTFEAIATDSNGNAFISPRVSATVADHVNNPPSVSMSAPLEGAVAYVDGRIISLSAEASDSDGTIAQVEFFLDGGSLGVVTAAPYSMPWTVQQGNHMITAAATDDTGITAFSNAIALNVTTPENLVVLQQGLGGYSGTTDTSLENFAGSQFHGDRQWLRSQEGGFNPLVRFAIFSNEGGPVPEGATITFAGLALYKSSTYDQAYSAHPLLVDWDQSEATWLESAEGMFWNEPGAGGIGSDYAASGSVEVHMDWNPGWLVLEVTDAVQSMSLGSQSNNGWQLIAGTGNPNQKSFRSSEFNAKPTLRPKLILQFTENTNLPPSVALTAPNEGTSYLAGDTITLSADAIDPDGSVTQVNFFYDSKWLGADSTAPYTLTKDAPAGGANALLTAVAIDNAYASATSESVTVNLPRPAGCY; encoded by the coding sequence ATGATGGGTTTACTTCCTGCCTTATTGCACGCTGATTCTGAGTTGCCTCTTGATGCCAATCCTAGACCTTCAGAGCCTGATCTCGAGGAGTTAATCTCTATCCTTAGAGCTACACCGGAAACTGGGTGGGTTCGAGTAAATGCTAACGATTTTGAGGATGTATGGACACCCGAGGGGCTGCTTGTTTCCGTTGATAAGGACGGCTCCATTCCGTGGGATCCTCGTAACATCATTCCGGCGTGGAGTGGTTTTGCATGGGATAGTCGCAGAGGTGACTTAATTCTTTATGGCGGAGGACATGCAAACTACGGCGGAAACGAGGTGTATCGTTGGCGAGGGACGACGCTCAGCTGGGAGCGAATGTCTTTGCCTAGTGATATAACATCACTCGAGAGCTACCCTTGGCTGACAGTAGATGGCCCCGATGCGTCACCTAAAGCCTCTCACACGTACGACAACAATATTTACCTTCCGGTGGTTGACCGGTTTTTAACATTCGGTGGGCCAAACTTTGGCCTCGGGCACGCTTATGAGAAGGAGGAACCCGATGGTACCTTCCGCGTTACGGGCCCATATCTCCTGGATCCAGCTCGAGCCGATGGCAATAAAGTAGGAGGAATGACAGGGTCTCACTCACAATGGGCTAATCCCTTTTTGGGGGTGATTGGGGCTGAGATGTGGGAAAATCGAGATGTCCCCCAAAACATGCCAGAAGCAGATTTCCCGCGGCACTTTATCGATGGTTCTACTGGGTACACGCAAGAAGATGGCAAGGATGTCGTTTTCGTTCACGCCGCATACGGTGTTCTTTCTAAGTACACTATTAATAACGTAGATGACCCAGCTCAAGATTCCTGGGAGCATATTGGCAGTAATGATACTGGATGGGGGCAGGGCGCCGGCGCCTATCTGCCAACTCATGATCTTTTTGTGAGGATCTCTCCGGGGCTATTTTCATACTGGGATTTATCGACCGCGGGCCCTGCAAATTTCAATGTAGCGTTTGTTCCTAGCGGCCCTTCTCTCGACGATATTTCTACTGGAGACTATGGTCTCGGCGACTATGGTATGGATTATGATCCCTCTAGAAATAGGTTTCTTCTTTGGGGCGGTGGCGGAGATGTTTATGCGCTTTATCCTCCCCCGACTGTGTCGCCAGACGGTTGGGAAATCGAGAAACTTGACGGCGTTGTCGCACCTACGCCCGATAGCGATTTAGGCGCCGAGTGGTTTACAGGCGTGTTGGGAAAATGGAAATACATTGCTCAAATCGACGCTTTCGTTGCGCTACAAGATCAATTTTCTGGGAACATATGGGCGTATAAACCAGAAAACTGGGCGGAGCCTGGCAGTGATGATCCGCATGTCACGATCGTGGACCCTGTGAGCAAGGGCTTTATTATTCCCGGCGACGATATTGTGGTGACAGCAGCTACCTCTAACAGCGCAAGTAATATTACACAGGTAGAGTTTTTGCTGAATGGCTCAACACTGGATGTGGTAATAGAGCCGCCCTATACGACAACAGTGAATGCCGTTACGCAGGGTTTTTACACCTTTGAGGCCATAGCCACTGACAGTAACGGGAACGCTTTTATTTCTCCCAGGGTATCCGCGACAGTTGCTGACCACGTCAATAATCCACCGTCGGTCAGCATGAGTGCGCCTCTTGAGGGGGCGGTGGCCTATGTAGATGGCAGGATAATTTCCCTGAGTGCGGAGGCCAGCGATTCGGATGGAACGATTGCGCAAGTTGAGTTTTTTCTGGACGGGGGTTCGTTGGGTGTTGTAACGGCCGCACCTTACTCCATGCCATGGACAGTGCAACAAGGTAACCACATGATCACCGCCGCGGCAACGGATGACACTGGCATCACCGCATTTTCCAACGCGATCGCGCTTAACGTAACGACCCCTGAGAACCTCGTGGTTTTACAACAGGGGCTGGGTGGTTATTCGGGTACTACCGATACGTCTCTTGAAAACTTCGCTGGATCTCAGTTCCATGGTGACCGACAATGGCTTCGCAGCCAAGAGGGTGGTTTTAACCCGTTGGTGCGCTTCGCAATCTTTTCCAACGAAGGCGGTCCGGTTCCAGAGGGTGCAACAATAACGTTTGCCGGTCTTGCTCTTTATAAATCATCTACCTACGACCAGGCTTATAGTGCACATCCGTTGCTGGTCGATTGGGATCAGAGTGAAGCCACTTGGCTAGAGTCCGCCGAGGGTATGTTCTGGAATGAGCCGGGTGCTGGCGGTATTGGCTCCGACTATGCAGCCAGCGGCAGCGTGGAAGTGCATATGGATTGGAATCCGGGCTGGCTCGTGCTGGAAGTCACTGACGCGGTGCAGTCCATGAGTCTGGGGAGTCAGAGCAATAATGGCTGGCAGTTGATCGCCGGTACTGGCAACCCCAACCAAAAATCTTTCCGTTCGAGCGAATTCAATGCCAAGCCGACACTGCGGCCAAAGCTGATTCTGCAGTTCACTGAAAACACTAACCTTCCTCCCTCTGTTGCGCTCACCGCGCCAAATGAGGGGACAAGCTACCTCGCTGGGGATACCATCACACTGAGTGCAGACGCTATTGATCCGGATGGTAGCGTGACACAGGTGAATTTTTTCTATGATAGCAAGTGGCTCGGAGCGGATAGCACGGCTCCCTATACGCTCACGAAAGATGCGCCAGCCGGCGGGGCGAACGCTTTGTTGACCGCTGTGGCGATTGATAATGCGTATGCTTCAGCGACCTCCGAATCAGTCACTGTGAATCTACCGAGACCTGCTGGATGTTATTAG